A genomic segment from Lignipirellula cremea encodes:
- a CDS encoding IS4 family transposase codes for MFDSFRSRLAAARRDDQLFFAALIDQQTIRSSFGDASTILDSARIYDTAVTVWVFLSQTLTSGHNCVQAVAKLIAFRAAKGLPIPAALSGAYCMARDKLNEAGMHRLVTDSGAAIEDSVPDQWLWRGHRVIVGDGCTLTMADTPENQEAYPQMAGQKPGCGFPIMRMVVFFGLATGVVLEAAMGRYKGKLTAEVSLFREIDKILEEDDVYLADRAYSGWFDIARQLARGVHVVLRKHQSRRTDFRTGVRYSKDEHAVFWDKPPRPAWMTAEEYAGYDVFLTLREIRVRIATPGFRTREVIIVTNLLDDIEYNKEDLAALYRRRWQAELNLRSLKTVMQMDHLRCKQPHRVRNEIRAHFTAYNLVRQMMCEAAIRGDVQPWQISFKGTMQTLNELLPVLCMTGDADPGL; via the coding sequence ATGTTCGATTCTTTTCGCTCGCGGTTGGCTGCGGCCCGACGTGATGATCAACTGTTCTTCGCTGCGCTGATCGATCAACAGACTATCCGATCCAGCTTTGGCGACGCAAGTACAATCCTCGATTCCGCGCGAATTTACGACACCGCCGTCACCGTTTGGGTGTTCCTCTCGCAAACCCTCACTTCCGGCCACAACTGCGTCCAGGCGGTTGCCAAATTGATCGCCTTTCGCGCCGCTAAAGGCCTGCCGATTCCTGCCGCTCTAAGCGGCGCCTACTGCATGGCGCGAGACAAACTTAACGAAGCCGGCATGCACCGCCTGGTGACAGATTCTGGCGCCGCGATCGAAGATTCCGTCCCCGATCAATGGCTCTGGCGAGGACATCGCGTTATCGTCGGCGACGGTTGCACGCTGACAATGGCTGACACTCCTGAAAACCAAGAAGCCTATCCGCAAATGGCGGGGCAAAAACCCGGCTGTGGATTTCCCATCATGCGGATGGTGGTCTTCTTCGGCCTGGCCACCGGCGTCGTGCTGGAAGCCGCCATGGGTCGCTATAAAGGCAAGCTGACGGCCGAGGTCAGCCTGTTCCGTGAGATCGACAAAATCCTCGAAGAAGACGACGTTTATCTCGCAGATCGAGCCTATTCTGGCTGGTTCGACATCGCCCGGCAGCTGGCCCGAGGGGTGCATGTGGTGCTGCGAAAACATCAATCGCGAAGGACCGATTTCCGCACCGGCGTGCGCTACAGCAAAGACGAACACGCGGTGTTCTGGGACAAGCCGCCACGGCCTGCCTGGATGACCGCAGAAGAGTACGCCGGCTATGACGTATTCCTGACACTGCGTGAGATCCGGGTGCGGATCGCCACGCCCGGCTTTCGCACGCGTGAGGTCATCATTGTGACCAACTTGCTCGACGACATCGAGTACAACAAGGAGGATCTGGCGGCTCTTTATCGTCGGCGGTGGCAAGCAGAATTAAATCTAAGATCGTTGAAAACGGTGATGCAAATGGACCACTTGCGCTGCAAGCAACCCCATCGTGTGCGGAACGAAATCCGAGCTCACTTCACGGCCTATAACTTGGTCCGTCAGATGATGTGCGAGGCAGCGATCCGCGGCGACGTGCAACCCTGGCAAATCAGCTTTAAGGGGACGATGCAAACGCTTAACGAGTTGCTGCCGGTGTTGTGCATGACAGGGGACGCCGATCCAGGGCTTTAA
- a CDS encoding pentapeptide repeat-containing protein has product MTSSKPGRTRKELREYAMSQLKTGAAGVEWFNQLSRDERILLSGFRGGDFSKYRLDKINFRDFNLQETNFTSAKLKDACLRYADLKKSCFHSAKAQGINLLGSKSSDADLNGTQSA; this is encoded by the coding sequence ATGACGAGTAGCAAGCCGGGAAGAACGCGGAAAGAACTGCGGGAGTATGCCATGTCGCAATTGAAGACGGGCGCTGCGGGAGTAGAATGGTTTAACCAGCTGAGTCGTGACGAGCGTATTCTATTGAGCGGCTTTCGCGGCGGCGATTTTTCCAAATACCGTTTGGACAAGATCAATTTCCGGGACTTCAATTTACAAGAAACGAACTTTACAAGCGCTAAACTGAAGGATGCCTGTCTTCGCTACGCGGATCTCAAGAAGTCATGCTTTCATTCCGCCAAGGCGCAAGGCATTAACCTGTTAGGGTCGAAATCCAGCGATGCTGACTTGAATGGCACTCAATCCGCCTAA